The sequence GACTGTGCTCAGGCGCATGGTGCAGCAATTGGGTTGCAAAAGGTGGGTACATTTGGCCATGCAGCGGCTTTTAGTTTTTATCCGACTAAAAATCTAGGCGCACTTGGCGATGGGGGCGCTGTGGTTTGTAAGGATGCGGCGGTTTTTGATCGTCTGCAATGCTTAAGGCAGTATGGCTGGAAAACACGTTATATCAGTGATTCACATGGCGTTAATTCTCGTTTGGATGAGTTGCAGGCTGCTGTGTTAAGCGTGAAATTAAAATATCTTGAGTCTGGAAATGGATTAAGAAGGGCGATTGCTGGGCGGTATTCAGAAGCGCTACAGCATAGCGGCATCATCGTGCCGAAAATAAGAGAAGGCGCGACACATGCCATGCATCTATATGTGGTGCAATCTGAAGCACGTACCGAGTTGGCATCGCATTTAGCAAGCTATGGGGTTGCAACGGCTCTCCATTATCCTGCGGCTATTCATCAGCAGGCAGCATATGGGCAAAAGGCAGCCTTGTCGCATACAGAGTATTTATATCAGCGTCTTTTGAGCTTGCCGATGTATCCGGAGCTAGGTGATGCAGAGATTGATCAGGTTTGCCTTGGGTTAAAGGCTTGGAATAAAGAGTAGGGTCATTGTTTGACAAGGGTTTGTCTTAAATGGCTGTTTTCTTATAAAAAACGCTGGAGCGTTTATGAAACGATTTTACTGCACCTATTTTGATAAAAACTATCTGGTGAAAGCCGTTGCCATGATGACATCCCTGCAACGGCATAGTCAGACTGAGGTGCAGATTTTTGCTGTTTGCCATGATGAAATTTCTAGGGTGCTGCTGGATACGCTTCAGTTACCAGGCGTGGTTACGGTGCCTATGCATGAGATCGAGCAAGGTGACGAGGCTTTGCTTGCGGCAAAGCATAGTCGCCAGCTAGTTGAGTATTACTGGACTTGTACACCTACTATTATTTTACGTTTGCTAGAGCGTAATCCAAGTATTCCTGCACTGACTTACCTCGATGCAGATCTCTATTTTTATTCGGACCCAGAGCTTATTTTTGCGGAAATGGGCGAAGCCTCGGTTTTAATTCATGAGCATCGTTTTTCTCCTGAGCTTGAGTATTTACAGCCTCAGGCGGGTCGGTTCAATGTGGGTTTGCTGTCATTTAGCCAGCATGATGAGGCATTGAGTGTTTTAAAGTGGTGGCGTGCTCGCTGTAATGAGTGGTGCTTTATGCACTTTGAAGCAGGAAAAATGGGCGATCAGCTTTATTTAGATCAATGGCCGCATCTCTTTCCTTTTGTTCGAATTCTGAAGCATATTGGGGCAGGTGTTGCGCCTTGGAATCATCAGCAGTATGTTTTTGATAGCCCGTCTTCAGGCGTGATTGTGGATGAATTGCCGCTGATTTTTTATCATTTCCATGCTTTTTCCCGCTTAGATCAAGGGTTTTACGCCGCAGTAAAGCATCCGCATTACCCTGTTAATCAGAATGTATTGCAGCATGTTTTCGTGCCCTATATGGAGGCGATTGAGGCTGCCTTATTACGAGTTCGCTCACTGAGCCCCGCATTTAATTTTGGTGTAAATGAAAAAGAAAATACCCGGCTTGAATGCGTGTTAGTCAATCAGGCTCCTGCTGCTTGGGGTGGATTGGATTGGCAAGTGCTACGCGGTGAATGGCAGGTGGCTTGGCCTCAGATTAAGTTGGCGTCTCCTGTTTCTAATGAGCAGGCTTTTTGCTTGGCGCCAGGAGAGCGCTTACTCGATTATATCGTCCGCCCAGATATGGCCAGTTTAATTAAGCAGGTGTATTTCGTTGGCTGCCATTATTTTGAAGAGCGCGAGTGGTTTTTTAGCTCCTTCCCCTGCTTAGAGAAAATATACCTGTTCGAGCCTTTACCTCAGGTTTATGCCACGCTAATGCAAAATTTTGCCAGTGATCCGCGGGTACGGATTTTTCCTTTTGCAATTAGTGATAAAGATGGTACTGCCACTTTTAATGTTACAAATAATTTGCAATCTAGCTCTTTGCTTGATTTGAAATTACATAAAGATATTTTCCCTTATGTAGAAAAAGCCAATGAAGTGGAGGTTGTGGTTCGTAGCCTTGATAGTGTGATTCGTGAGTTTGATTTGCCTCCACCCGATTTACTGTATATCGACGTGCAAGGCGTAGAGTATCAGGCATTGCAAGGCGCACTAGAGTTGGCATTGCCCCATGCCGCACTGGTGTATACCGAAGCAAGTACGATAGAAATGTACGCGGGGGCTCATACCCTGACCGAGGTAGATGAGCTATTGTCTGGCCTGCATTTTAAATTGCTGGGTTTCCAAGACATGCTGGGTACAAGGGTGCATGGCGATGCCTTGTTTATTAACCAGATTTTATTGCAAAAATATGCCCATCCTGCCGTTGTAAAAGCACATAAAGCCAATCTTTTGGCTCAGGACTTACTGATTAAAGGTGATTTTTTAGTTGCAGAGATAGCATTAAAAGAGGCCTTGGGTGAGGGGGTGATGCTTGCGGTTACTCAGGAAAATCTGGGCAAATTATCCTTGGCTTTGGGGGATCAGCAGCAGGCTGTAGCATGCTTTGCCAAGGCGCAATCGATTTCCCCCCATGATCGGAGCCTAATTATTCAATGGGCACGCTGGGGGGGTGGGCAGGCATTAGATGCTTGCCAAGTATTTGTAAATCAGCATCCCGGTGATACTGCTTTTGTTGATTTGGCCTCTTTTTATCTTAATCAAAAGAAAAACACCCCAAGTTCTGTGGCAGCTCAAGCTGTAGAGTCTTTAGAGTGCGCGATTGATTTACCGCTCTTTTGGCAGGGGGCTGAGTGGAATAAACGCTTGCAGCGCGTCTTTGTGCTGGGGGCCATTACGCGTGGCGAGTTTTCCGCTTTACGGGCGACTTTTGCAGCAAATACTCATTTTGATTTGTTTGTGGCCGATTCCGCTCAGTTTGATGCTCTACGTATTCATTTTGTCAGTGAAGCAAGTTTGTCCTTGCACCATAGTGCTGATGATTTGAATCTCTTGACCGAGCGTTTTCCCGCGCCTGAGTTTATTTACTTCTCTAGTGCCGTTGACGCAGCGGTTGCTTTACTTGGCTTTGATCCAGCGCGCTTACAGGAAGTCAGCCTTGTGGCCATTGCCGACCCTGCGCCTTCAATGAGTGAGGGTGTAAAAGTTATGGCTGACTATTTACACACTCAGCAATTTGATTGGCAGCTTAGTTTGGCAGGGCAAGAGCACTTAAATCTGGCCCTATTTATTAATCAGCGAGTGCTGGCGGTACAGGCTTTGCAGCGTGCCAAGGCGCGCTTATTGAATATAGATGCTGAAGTGGCTCTGTTGCAGGGGCAGAAAAAACAAGCACGTGATTTGCTGGATGAAGCATTAGAGCTTGATCCAGCATATGCGCGCACTTATGCAAACTGGGGCCGTTATTGTGAATTAATCGATCAGCAAGAAGCTGCTTTAGAGAGTTTTGTTTATGCTTTTGGTTTAGATGAAACAGACCGAACCCATGCTTTATATCTGAGCCAAAGCCTAGCGCGTCTTGGATATGCAGATGAAGCTCAAGGGGTGCTTAATACATTTATCCAGCATTTCCCTTGCGATGATCTTGTGCCACGGGTGGTGAAAAAAACGGCGATTAAGCCACGCATTTCGGTCTTGGTTTCGACTTATAAGTCTGCGGCCTTTATTGCCGAATGTTTGGATGATTTGCTGGCGCAAACGGTTGCAGATCAGATTGAAATTATTGTAATTGATGCAAATTCACCAGAAAACGAAGGTGAAATTGTCGCAGCTTATCAAGCAAAGCATAAAAATATTCGCTATGTCCGTACGCCAGAGCGGATTGGAATTTACCCTGCATGGAATCTTGCAATAGAGATGGCAGAGGGAGAATTTCTGATTTCTGCGAGCACAAATGATCGCCTAAGGGCCGATTCTTGCGAAAGATTAATGCAAGAGCTAGATGCTGATGCTCAACTTGCGCTGGTTTATGGGGATTCTTACTTAACAAATATTGCGCATCAGCAATTTGGTACGGCGATTATTCAGGCTGGGCAGTACTGGCCCCCCTATTCATTTGAACTACATTTGCATAATTGCATGGTGGGGTGTCACCCCATGTGGCGGAAACGCATGCATGATGAATTTGGCTTGTTTGATGAAAGTTATATTGCTATCGGCGATCAGGATATGTGGTTGCGTATGGCGGAGAAATACCCTCTAAAGCATATTGAATTTGTGACAGGCTTATTTTGGTCGTCTGATGAATCGCTATCAGGCAATAAAGAGGTTGCTATTCCAGAAGTAATTAGGGTGCAGCAGCTTTATCAGCAGCGCCATGCCTATCGTTTGCGATTAAAACAAGGGGCTTTAAATCAGGCCGATCTTGATTTTTATAGCCAGCGTTTGAATGAGGCTAGACGCACGCTTAGCGTTCATTTACTTATTCTGGATGAAAAAGGTGATTTAGCTGCGGTTGCTCGCAGCATAAACTCAATCACTAAGCAGTATTATCAGGGGGATTTAAGCTTAACAATTGTTTCTATTCTTCCTTCTGTTTCCAATGATGGGGTCAATGCAATTCGCCATCAGCAATATACGGCCCATCCGTGGGCTGAAATTAATAAATTAGTTAATAACACGGAAAGTGATTGTTTTGGCGTGCTGCGCGCAGGGGATGAATTAGCTATTCACGCCCTATTACTGATGTT comes from Iodobacter ciconiae and encodes:
- a CDS encoding DegT/DnrJ/EryC1/StrS family aminotransferase encodes the protein MISVANPQAQVVALRDEINTAIAAVLDSGIYILGPKVQQFEKEFAAFIGAPFAVGVANGTDAVRLALMALGIVVGDEVITVSHSAVATVSAITETGACPVMVDISPSHYCIDVAAIEAAITPKTRAIVPVHIYGQPADMLAIMALAERYDLKVVEDCAQAHGAAIGLQKVGTFGHAAAFSFYPTKNLGALGDGGAVVCKDAAVFDRLQCLRQYGWKTRYISDSHGVNSRLDELQAAVLSVKLKYLESGNGLRRAIAGRYSEALQHSGIIVPKIREGATHAMHLYVVQSEARTELASHLASYGVATALHYPAAIHQQAAYGQKAALSHTEYLYQRLLSLPMYPELGDAEIDQVCLGLKAWNKE
- a CDS encoding FkbM family methyltransferase, which gives rise to MKRFYCTYFDKNYLVKAVAMMTSLQRHSQTEVQIFAVCHDEISRVLLDTLQLPGVVTVPMHEIEQGDEALLAAKHSRQLVEYYWTCTPTIILRLLERNPSIPALTYLDADLYFYSDPELIFAEMGEASVLIHEHRFSPELEYLQPQAGRFNVGLLSFSQHDEALSVLKWWRARCNEWCFMHFEAGKMGDQLYLDQWPHLFPFVRILKHIGAGVAPWNHQQYVFDSPSSGVIVDELPLIFYHFHAFSRLDQGFYAAVKHPHYPVNQNVLQHVFVPYMEAIEAALLRVRSLSPAFNFGVNEKENTRLECVLVNQAPAAWGGLDWQVLRGEWQVAWPQIKLASPVSNEQAFCLAPGERLLDYIVRPDMASLIKQVYFVGCHYFEEREWFFSSFPCLEKIYLFEPLPQVYATLMQNFASDPRVRIFPFAISDKDGTATFNVTNNLQSSSLLDLKLHKDIFPYVEKANEVEVVVRSLDSVIREFDLPPPDLLYIDVQGVEYQALQGALELALPHAALVYTEASTIEMYAGAHTLTEVDELLSGLHFKLLGFQDMLGTRVHGDALFINQILLQKYAHPAVVKAHKANLLAQDLLIKGDFLVAEIALKEALGEGVMLAVTQENLGKLSLALGDQQQAVACFAKAQSISPHDRSLIIQWARWGGGQALDACQVFVNQHPGDTAFVDLASFYLNQKKNTPSSVAAQAVESLECAIDLPLFWQGAEWNKRLQRVFVLGAITRGEFSALRATFAANTHFDLFVADSAQFDALRIHFVSEASLSLHHSADDLNLLTERFPAPEFIYFSSAVDAAVALLGFDPARLQEVSLVAIADPAPSMSEGVKVMADYLHTQQFDWQLSLAGQEHLNLALFINQRVLAVQALQRAKARLLNIDAEVALLQGQKKQARDLLDEALELDPAYARTYANWGRYCELIDQQEAALESFVYAFGLDETDRTHALYLSQSLARLGYADEAQGVLNTFIQHFPCDDLVPRVVKKTAIKPRISVLVSTYKSAAFIAECLDDLLAQTVADQIEIIVIDANSPENEGEIVAAYQAKHKNIRYVRTPERIGIYPAWNLAIEMAEGEFLISASTNDRLRADSCERLMQELDADAQLALVYGDSYLTNIAHQQFGTAIIQAGQYWPPYSFELHLHNCMVGCHPMWRKRMHDEFGLFDESYIAIGDQDMWLRMAEKYPLKHIEFVTGLFWSSDESLSGNKEVAIPEVIRVQQLYQQRHAYRLRLKQGALNQADLDFYSQRLNEARRTLSVHLLILDEKGDLAAVARSINSITKQYYQGDLSLTIVSILPSVSNDGVNAIRHQQYTAHPWAEINKLVNNTESDCFGVLRAGDELAIHALLLMLDAFVSDEKLKLVYSNEDVLEKSGLHSAPRIYDHAHVLSTLQQGFASFALLNRQYFLLLQGFKQEGESAALHDYAQHVLAHGQGHVFSHLPDFLYHVHYLNHMAVDQLVGEEVSLVALQADLPRALLLVYIGCSERWSALSARFSRISLPFDLHIITTESIAAELSQRIQKEFPGAYCHIYGNHEQDMVPFLDVVKKLDLNRYEYIGKLHANQVASAEEKEQQGAIWDSLLPIVETGASFFEWLAANPNFGVVAAENNLLRAYFDGSGGEQASSASKIAACLGFELSELAYEYPMSGMFWCRSLVFKGLYRLAGGRFAADLYQSQLAPLLPLLAFERGLMTVAVGHQGPAHNPRAINFEYMQWLSQQQFTRAQAGLIDQHLAQRGEPSICVYIIDRTGDLGAVVKTIQSITDQLYRNIKIAIVSPLSQKDSGGIRWIRASQDHYRLALQDAEAHHFDWQGLLEAGDLLSENGLLLAVQQIVENSHWQLVYFDDDFLNKLSEPSDPRFKPDFNVDLARSIPYCDGFILFQPSILPSLNLSLFEFSEQIDLIFNTFDAFGSKAIGHITEVACHLQLTWGRALDNAQRQLAFAQVVESHLLRRQQLAGIEAGNIIGSLRLTYQHETQPLVSIIIPTKDQLPMLQRCIETLLEKTTYTHYEIIIVDNQSVSAEAKNYLAELSVLDKEKIRVLSYPEAFNFSAINNMAVQAARGEYLVLLNNDTAILQGDWLSALLHHAQRSDVGIVGAKLLFPNGTLQHAGVLLGLCGPAGHPAIGASLAGSGYMHRLQLDQNYSAVTAACLMIRKSVYQQVNGMDETEFKVSYNDIDLCLKVRSLGLLIVWTPYSVVMHEANVSISRIDVDQVAMKEKRLEVEKEAMYRKWLSEIGNDPAYNKNLTLSGNGFELEHRTLFSWQPLTWKPLPVVLCHPADRTGCGQYRILQPFAALLESQLLEGAVAFELFPAFELAKLAPDVMVYQRQISESQLAFLRLSKLYSPSFKVYELDDYLPNIPLKSAHRANMPKDVVKSLRKALTFVDRFVVSTDELANAYQGMHSLMHVVNNYLPVPIWGDLHSERNQGKKPRVGWAGGASHTGDLELLEGVVKALADEVEWVFFGMCPDKLRPFVHEFHSGVPIGLYSAKLASLNLDLALAPLEQNIFNQCKSNLRLLEYGACGFPVVCTDIAPYRNNLPVTRVRNKHKDWVDAIREHLSDPDANAQSGDALKEAVLKDWMLQGINLDKWRAAWLPA